In Brachypodium distachyon strain Bd21 chromosome 5, Brachypodium_distachyon_v3.0, whole genome shotgun sequence, the genomic window TAGCCATTTACCTCTTTGGTGGTCAATATATTTGCACCCTTAATATCTCTATGTATGACACCTTGCTCATGCAGATAAACAAGACCTTCCAACACCTGGCCACATATGTAAGTTATCAGATatagcacaaaaaaaaaaggaaagtcAACAGTAATCACCACATATTCACAGATTCACCTGAGCAATGTAGACAGCCGCCAATGATTCAGGGAATGGTCCAAATTTGTTTGGCTTGATAATATTGGCAAGTGAACCATTCTCCACATACCTGCAATTATCCCACAACTGTCAGAACTTCCATGCTAAAAATTAATCTACTGAATGCAATCGGTGAGGACTGGGGACTTACTCCAGAATGATATGGAGGTGGCTCTTCGTCTTCAATGATCCAAGATACTTCACAATATTTTTGTGATTAAGGTTCTGCAGAAAGTAATAAAACCTTCAGTTCAAAGCAACACAGCTTTCTCAAAGCATGTATATCATCATTCATAGAATTTTGATTAAAATTTTGATCATCCATATTGATTTCTACCTAAAATTTACAAATCCAGCTGAGCGTAGAAAAATTACACATAtaagttttaaaaaattgagGGAAGGATaccccttggggttcatctTACATAAATATGAACAGGAGCGAAGATGCAACACGACTAGGAGTAGGAGGGGATATGCGATGagttaagaaagaaaaaaaaaatggggcTAGTTGTCTTACTGAATCCAAATGCGATAACATAAGCACACAATGAAAAATGTTTGAAGACTTACTTTCAGTAGATCAATTTCTTGCTGAATCAGCCACaccagcaaaccatggagaaCAAGTATTAAGACATACACAGAAGACAACTTGTTAGAAGCCAATATTGCAGATATACAAAAGAAAGTGCAAGAAGAGCGATGATCCAAGAAAAAAGATCGAGTGCTGAAAAATAAAGAGATACGGAAATATGATAAGTTGATAAAAAACATGTTGCTACAAACAAGGATGTGACAGATACAACTTTCAGGAACACGGTGTTCTAAATAGCAGCAGTTGACTAGTGGCTACCCCACCTTGCAGTACTTGCAAACTACCCTCTAGATAGCCTTGTATGCAGTTCAATAAATTTGACAGATAGATACTCTGTCACATATTGGTTCAGCACAAATGAAAATAGTGCTGCTTTTCCATCTAGACAATTCAGCCACTGAATCCAGACACTACAGGAAGATCATAAAGATTAAAGAGCTCATATGCTTACAAGGTTACAAGGCAACAAGCCCTAGTATTTTGTAGCAGTTcaggaaataaataaaaacatatCCCTGTGAAAAAATTAACTGGATTTTACTGATACCATGTCCAGCTAATCAAGATCCGGATGGAGGAGGTATTTATCACATGCCTTATCTACAGAAACCGCATCAATCATGAGTAACGTATATAGCCCTAGTCAGTGAACAGCTCACAAGCTCCATATGACCGTTGACGAGTCACGGCAAACACATAACGTACTACAAAATTTAAATCATCAGGTCCGACTATACAGCCCTAGTCCACGTGTCCTAGGACTACTACAAGTCCGGACAGGTTCAGTAAGACGCTAGCTGAAGAGTCGCATAACTAAGCTAGCATATCGACACCCTCGGATTTAGTTCCACGTCAAGCTACCGAACAAAATCACAACAGCAAGCTGCATTACTCTAGCTTCCAGTCTCATCTTAACGCCATTTCTGACTGATGCCGTCAGTTTCTCGTCAACCCAGGAACCACATTTCATGTAATTGCTCACATTTTTCATTTGGCGCGGATAAATGTCATATCttgagccaaaaaaaaaaacgctcACCATGATGATGTTGAGATCCTCTTGTGGAATGTTCTCGAGCGAGACTTGCTTGATGGCCACGAAGTCGCCATTCTCCAGGTCAAGCCCCTTGTAGACACGCCCGTACGCGCCCTTCCCTATCTCATCTCCGAGCATCTGCACCCGCCCAcgcacacaaacacacacaaaaaaaaacagtgagTGAGAGAAAGCATCCCCGCAAATTGGCAACACCAAACACCCAATTCCGCCGGATCCAAGGAGAGGGGGATGTGCGGGGGAACCCTCACGTATTTGTTGTCGAGCGTCTTAGATTTGTGGTTGTTAAGCTGCCGCGACCCCATCTTCGCGTCCCTCTCCCTCCGAGATTCAAGCCGGCCGGCAGGCCgtggcgccgccggctgcggcgAGGGCGGGCGGATCGGCTATCGGTCACTAGCGCAGAATACGCTCCTCCCACGAGCTCGCCATTTAGGTTTAGGGTTTGGGGTGGGAAGGGAATTGCAGGTTCGGAGAAGGAGGGGGGAGCAGGAACCAGGGagaaggaagacgaaggcgaCGAGGAGAGCAGCGGAGCCAGGCAGGGGCTTCTCcgtaattttcttttctttttcctgttttTTGTCATGCGTAGGAAAATAAAGGAAATGGGAGGCCGGGCTTTATATACTGGAGGCGGTGTGCCGTGTGGCCCGTGTGTACTTTACGAGTGTGAGGAAGCCAGCCAGGATACTGGAAGGATAACGGGGCGGCTTCACTGTCAATTAGCTGGCCTCAACTAGGTTGTGCGAGTTCCGTGCATCATCCGGGGCCCGGTCCCTTTTCCGGGTCTCCATTTGTGAAGGGGATAAAATGTGACAAGTTGTTGTCTGATCCTGCTGTGCCTTGCTATGtttcctcctctccttttcttcttctcttttctcccgtcagttcttctcttttctcctGGCTTTTCAATTTGAGGACTTCTTAGGGATAGCTCTGTTTATTCAacatctcttctcttttctccaGTCTTTTTCATTTGAGGATTTCTTAGGGATGGCTCTCTTTACTCAacatttcttctcttttctccgGTCTCTTTCGTTGGAGTTCTTAGGGTTGGATATGATTTTTTGTGCTCTTCACTCAGTCGACTATTATTAATAGgttttttattcttttggtATTctcacaagaaaaatgaacgATTGTTCTCATTCTACCATCCAATGTTCCTTTTACCTTTTTCACGAAATGTACAAGTAGAGCAAAGTAGGAACGAACTAGCTAGCGGTGCCAAGGCGACCAAATAGGGCCATGTCCGAATCGAAAGAAGAATATCAAGGGGGAATCTAGGTTGTACGGATACAATCCTACACTGCTTGGTCATCGAAAATTATACGCCATATATTATACTTTAGACGGAGGAAATATTGTATTTATAATTGTATTTTGTTTAGCAACTGCAAATTATACGTCATTTTTTTAACCACTTTTTTTGAGGAATTCTTTTTTgagcatttttcttttaggaaTTTTTTGAACCACTTTTGTTTGGACACGTTCTTGAACTAGTACTTGGTGACAAAGTTACAGGGAAAGCGTCAAGAGCGGTAAAACCGCAAAAGCAACAGTGCTTGAAGCGGTAGTGAAAGTAACTTGTGAGCTTCAATCTCCACCGTATGATGCGATACCGCTTCGCCACTTGTTAACTGAAGATAGCAACACTAGAACAGTAGAACTCGACAGTGCTTCAAAGATTATAGGCTGACACCCCCACCGCTTCccgaggtggccgccgccgcccccgactCAACTACCGACGCTGCGTCCCCGAGATccaatccgccgccgccgccatcctcgacCTCAAGCTGGGGCACTTCCTCTCCGGCTTCTCCTCCGACCCAGGTGatcccccccctcccccccccccccctaaagTTACTTTCACTAAAATCTCGAAATTCCCGGCCAATCCCCACCGGTAATGGTGGAACCGAACAAGGCCCAAGTGTTGTACATATGGGAATTGATGGCCCAGAAGGAGCTCGATTAGTTGATAGAAAAATTCTTTGTAAACCTGATGGTAATTCTTTGCGGAAAAATAACCTGATGGTAATTCTGATGGAGCCTCTGATGACTGTAAATCATTTTACAAAGAATGTCTTGTTCTTGCAAATCATTAGCATGGCAATGCATATCTTTTTGTTATGGTCTTCCTAAAATtggtgatatggacatgctccatcttctttcttttgtagTCATCAGCATGTCAACAATTCCCTGTTGACAAGTTTCAGTATGTGGTAGGCGTGTTTCTGAGTCGATGGCAGGTTTATCAGCTGGGTACTGGATTAAGATGTTGTGTGTAACTGGATCGGGTGTTGCTACTGTATGTTGTACTGCTGTCTGTAAGACCTGGTAGTTTGATGTGTGTTGCTTGGCTGATGCTTTTAGCTTCAGACCTCGGAGTTTTATTGACCTTAAACAGCAGCAGTTGTTTGGCCTGGGTGTTTGCTTGCTCGATGCACTACTCTTTATGCATTTCTTGTGTGCTATTCTATAGTAGTGTGTTGTAGTATGGATTAACTGTGTATATCCTGAGAGCTGGATTTATCAATGCTCTTTTACCAGTTAATTGACATGGAGGTCTCTTCTTTATTAGTTTGCAGATTTGCAAGGCAGTACTATGTAATTTTACTAGCAACGCTCTTAATTTTCACTGCTTATGTTTTTCTTGCTTTTCTAGTTAATTTCAGAACAAGCTACTACTTccgcaccggcggcggcggtgacggctACAACTTCAGCACAGTACTAAGGTAGTTCTTGTAACCCCACCAAGCATGTATATGTATTTTTGCACAAAGAATACAATGCATCCTTGTACTCTCCCTTGTTCCGTTTTGTATCAatttgtgtatgtgtgtgcgCTTGCTGCATTGCAAGGGCAGTGTTAAATTTTGTGACCATGTGTCTTTCCTTGCTCTCCTGTGTGAGGCTGTGACTCTGTCTCATGTGTACAATGTACATTGAAGACTTGGCACTGGGAGGCTAGAGGACAGTGGTGTGCACTTCAGTTAACACTGCATTGGCTTCTTTAGTTCTTATTCCTTTGGAAGGGGCAGAATTATGGATCTGTGTATTCTTTTTTGCCACTGCACATTGTGTTTTTAGTGTTTTCTCAATTGCTCACCTGTCCTGTTTTGTAGGCAACGGCTACAGCACTGGCATCCTCTCCTGGACTGTTTGTGCTGCCCTTCCTCTCCGGCTCCTTATCCAACCCCTCCCTCGCCAAGCACGCAAAGGTGCCCCCGCCCCCTCTCTCAAGCATATTGTTTCCATTTTCTGTTGTGCAGATTGTTTCCATTTTCTGTATCAAAATCTACTGTCTAACcacattaaaaaaatgcatcaaTTCGATACAGTTTTGTAATTGCTTTATATATTGCTTGTGCATGTGAAGTATGGCTGACGAATGGAGTGATGAAGACACTAAGACTGCCGAAGTTATGATGGAACAGATCACAAGGATAGGTGACATTGCTGAGAGGTGTCAAAAATCATTCGAGTCATTCATAAAAACCGATGATGCCGCCTCAGTACCTACTGTTATGAACGCCGTCCTTGCTTGTGGGGCAAAAGAAGGTAGCGATGAGCACTTCATTGCTACCGAGCTGTTCGTGAAGAGAACGCAACAGGAGATATTTCTCCATACGGGTGAAGCTTCTGGGTTTGGGTGGCTCCGTAGGAAGTACCGCAGCAAGTATGGGCACCAGTAGCTACTATGTCTGCTGTTGAAATAACTAGATGTGCTGTAGTTTCATTTTGAACAATGTTTATCTGTTTGAATTGTAATGACAAGTGtcaacaatatatatatatatatcaatgCATCATGTTTTCTCTAGTCATCCGCGGTGATATTCATTGCTGCTTATGTCTAATTATAGACCGGGTACATAGAGTTGGGATCCGGTACGGTGTTCAACTATCTATATCATTCATTCTCCATTGATTGATTAGTACTAGGAGTAGGTAGGATTCACCAAATGGCACGAAGAGGCCGGCGATCATCGTtgattagctagctagctacatgATGGAGCAGGGGTCCTGCTGGTAAACCACGCCGCACTGCTCgtacggcgccggcggcggcacgtgGTGCAcgggccatggcggcggtggcacgTGGTGCACGTACACTGTCACCGGCGGCTCAGGCGCCCTCTTCTCCGCCGCGGCTGCCAGATGCTGCTTCTGATCGGGCTTCTTCTCACCCGGCTTGGAGTTggacaacggcggcggcggtgccggaggCCCGATGGTGACGACGTCGGCACGCTTCCCGGCTTTCCGCCGCGTGGCCACCACCACGTCCACGGGGTCCACGGCTCCCGTCACCGTCATCGTGCCCTTCTCCGAGTCGATCTCGATCTTGTCCACCCCTGATCCACAAGCAAGAATGGCATGGtatgagaagaagaaatgggTTTCATTCATTGTCAGCTGGATGGATCCATCAATGTACTACCTTGGAGGCTGGAGACGGCCAGCAGGACCTTGCGCTTGCACTTGGCGCAGGAGGTGTCCACCTTGAGCACCGTCCTCTTCGACATGGACGCCTGAAAGCTGAAAGCTCAGGCAGCTCTAGCTCGATGTTTGTGCTCCCTTAAGGTGCTACGGATTATAATAGTTATAAGTATCCCCGGCAGTCGTTTGGGGTTCAGGTGGTTAGGGACCCCGATGTGGTTGTTCAACTCCCCGAATGGCAAGTCCAATCGTCCGAGATTCTAGACGCGTTTCACTTTGGTGAAATTTTCCGGCCGAAAGTATCGCAAGGACCACGGCTAGGATTTGTTGAAATAATCTCACTATAGCATGCAAGAGTAGCAGCCAAGTTTCCTAGGCTGATGAGCAGTTCTCAAGTTTCCTAGGTATCAAACTACCCCCCAGTGTACAGTGTACTACTACTATGCCAAGCCCAGTTGAACTTGAAGCTAGCCTGCGTCTGTGTGTGCTAGGCGGCAATGAGTCATGCTGTCTATGGTGCTGGCCAACCGGATTCCTAACTGTTTTGTTACCGTGGTACGTACAAGTACTAAATATGCAGTCTTCCTGTCCTTTTTGTCTATGCCTGGTCGCTGGGTGTTGGAACTACTTTAACCAATCCATGACTTCATGGtttgttgtcgttgttgttATTAACACTACAGCCTTGATTGCTGATGCATTCTAGAATTTCAGATGCTAGATAATAAAATCAAGCGGGGTCGTAAACACATTCCCGATCAGGTTAGCTCATCTAGAATCAGGGATCCAGGGTGTATAAAAACGACCATGCTGtccagaaaaataataattaagaAACTAAGACTGGAGAAGCAAACACAATTCCCGAATTCAGAAGGGGCAGATGCCAATTTCACTGAACACTGCTGCACCGGAGAAATTAGATGAAGGAGGCTGATGGCATGGGTATATAAAGGCAAACTTTAGCCCTCATTACCACTGCAAGTATTACAAATGTGGTTACCGCCATAAGTATTCTGTAATACATCTCGATGTTTTCTTAAATTTTCTGATGCGACAAGCCACCTGTATGTACGCTGTACTCGTAAAGCTACAAACACACAACAACGACCACTTCACTGCACTTTTTTCCCAACCAAAGGGAAGAGTTCCTCAACATTGGAGCCGTACTTCCGAAGTTACAACAACCGCAAGAAACAACAGGGAGCAATCTTCCACTCCTGAGGATTGAAAAAGGAGCTCCTCAATGTTGTGGCTGAACTTTTGTGCTATCAGTGCTGCCACCCCCCTTTGAAGAATCACATGCAATTCGCCCAACCTCCCCATGTTTAGTGTAGAAATTGACTATCTTTTGGTCCAATTTGAAATAATGTACCATCTTATCCAGAGGTTTCACATCCAGATCAACAAAATTCGCCTGCAAATGGAATATGCAATTCAATGTCATTCACGTAGAAACACAGGTTGCATGAAGAACAAACTCATAACCAGAATAAATTGTTCAACAATGAACTAAACAACTACTTGAGTTGCTAAGAAGATGGGAGTAACAGGAAAACATTTCACAGTAACATACCTTGTAATCATAGATCCGGTTCACTGACTCAAGAAATACTGAATCATACTCGGAATCTGTTTTTTCACACTCTCTTGGCTGAAAGCTCATCATTAGGCTACAGTCCTTTGCAGTAGCAGAAATAAGGAAGTCCCTGATAATCTTACAGCTCTTGTCCAAAGAAAGAGAATGCAACACTGCGTACTTGCGCAAGAGCTCAGCATCACTTATATTTTTGCAGACCAAACAAGGCTGAGAAGTGATATTGTAATACAGATGAATTGCCCCTTCGATGTCATGATCATCCAGTTTTTGAGTGGCCAAAAGTTTATCCAATACTCCAGATTTATATATTGCCTCTGACAGGAGCTCAATAAAGTCAGAAAGCTGAAGACCACTAACCTTGCTCAGATCTTCAAGACACTTTTCTGTTTCATTAGGATGGACCTTATCTGCACCACCTCCCATGCCACCAAAAACTAAGGAGCCATTCACAAAAATCCTGAAATTGTTCTGAGGAGTCGAGAAAAATGACTTGATGGCCGTGTGTATTCTTTCTTTTGATCCAGAAAATAGATCAAGAGGATCATACTCACTTGTCTTCGATACCtgaaatttgtttaaaaatatGTTTGAAATCAACCTGGTTTCAAAAACCAATAGATATATAACAGTACTACAAGAGTGTTATCTCTGAATGTCAAAATAAGACTGCTTTGTTGTCTTTCAGTGAGCAAAGAGTAGTCGTAGATTCCATATTCAAGCATAGCTAAAATTAGGATGCAGTCTGGTGTTCAAGATTGACATACCTCCCCCTGATGAAATTTGAGGTGTTGATGCATCTTATATCGTGTTACTTGTTTTTTAATAGAGTTTTCCTTTGATATATATTCTGACGATGGAAGAAACCCACATTTGGCCTGGAAAGCGAAGTGTGTCAGTTGAAAATACATGACaaaataaataggaaaaaaaggaaggccAGAATGTACCTTTATCTCCACAGCGATGCAACTGCTACCTCTAGATTTTCCTGTGAAGCAAATACAAATTTAGATGCAAGAAACCTAGCACAGAATTTCTAATAGCATAAAACTAATGTAAAGAATTATCAAATCATTTATCATGATACAGTGACCATTTCTGGACCAGCTACTCTTTCTGAACAGGAACCAAAGCTTTTGCAGTCAAACTAGACATAATGCAGCGTATATCACAATCTGTAAAATCCAAGACATTTCACTTTCTATCTTCTGATTAATGGAGCAGGCAAATATCTAGTAGAGTTTCAAAGAACGTGTGGCCTTGGCATAAAACAGTACAGTTTTCTTGGAGAAAACTTGGCTAGGCACCTATTTTGATCCTATCCATCTGGCTTTAGCAACTAACATTATAATACCTAAACCACGATGAACTGCAAACTTTTTTGTGAGAGATATGAATCGAGAACTTCACAAAGAAGCTCAACGTACATAATATaggtaaaataaaaaactaaGTAGTAACAGTCATGCTGAAAATGTTCCATTAAAACTTCAGTGCATAAATTATGCTCAGAAGAGACAGGATGCAGTGAAGAAATAAGATCAAGCTGCCAAAACTTACCAGAAAACAAGGAGTGGTCGGATATTAGTAGAGCAGAATCAGCGCTAGTATCAATTGCACTTGCATTCACTCGCCAAGTAGGACGGGCACTGAGCACATTCTTTCCAACGATCTCCAAGAAATCCTTAGACACACGGACACGAACCTGCAGTATGAAAAGATGACACTGTTATCAATAGTTGAGCATATCCAAAGAATTATGCCAATATTAAGAGGCAGTACTTCTAGAAAAAAAGTTTCAGATTGTTGTTTCTAACAAAAAGATCACTATAACAAACATAATTGAGTTGAATATAGCCGTACCCCACCATCAACGTGATTGGCACCGAGATGTTGGCTCATGACGTGTACTGCATAGGCTTGTGGCAACAAATCCTGTTTAACAGACTCAACCAATTCTGGTATCTCTCCCCACAGAAGTTGCTCAAAACTTGAGAAGACTACACAATTTGGTGCTGGTTGTGCCTTGTCATTTAGGATCTTCTTGGCCCGCAGTACCTTGCCAAGCTGTAAGCAAACCAAAAGGAGATCAACAGAGTACATTTCCTCTAGACTTGTCATACCAAGGAAAAACATGTGTCCGAAagcaaaatgcaaaataatGGGAACGAAATACAGAGGGTGTATGTTGCCTGGTTAGAAATGGCTAAAAGACTGGAAGTGACAAATACACCTAACCCCAGCTCTCATGTTTGAAGAATTCAGCGGAACAGGATGCCCAAACAGGCTGTAACTGTATTTGGTAGACAACCTATACATAATTTCAACATATACATAACTTAGCATCTCTGGTTCTAAAGCCATCACTTCCCGAATAGGGACACCAGATCTAGGCTGGTACAACCGCATCCGTGCAGCACACATCAAGTCCACAAACTGACAGCAGTACATGA contains:
- the LOC100821360 gene encoding inositol-pentakisphosphate 2-kinase IPK1 → MEAVLQAGDAEDWVYKGEGAANLILSYTGSSPSMLGKVLRAKKILNDKAQPAPNCVVFSSFEQLLWGEIPELVESVKQDLLPQAYAVHVMSQHLGANHVDGGVRVRVSKDFLEIVGKNVLSARPTWRVNASAIDTSADSALLISDHSLFSGKSRGSSCIAVEIKAKCGFLPSSEYISKENSIKKQVTRYKMHQHLKFHQGEVSKTSEYDPLDLFSGSKERIHTAIKSFFSTPQNNFRIFVNGSLVFGGMGGGADKVHPNETEKCLEDLSKVSGLQLSDFIELLSEAIYKSGVLDKLLATQKLDDHDIEGAIHLYYNITSQPCLVCKNISDAELLRKYAVLHSLSLDKSCKIIRDFLISATAKDCSLMMSFQPRECEKTDSEYDSVFLESVNRIYDYKANFVDLDVKPLDKMVHYFKLDQKIVNFYTKHGEVGRIACDSSKGGGSTDSTKVQPQH
- the LOC100821062 gene encoding heavy metal-associated isoprenylated plant protein 2 yields the protein MSKRTVLKVDTSCAKCKRKVLLAVSSLQGVDKIEIDSEKGTMTVTGAVDPVDVVVATRRKAGKRADVVTIGPPAPPPPLSNSKPGEKKPDQKQHLAAAAEKRAPEPPVTVYVHHVPPPPWPVHHVPPPAPYEQCGVVYQQDPCSIM